Proteins co-encoded in one Bacteroidales bacterium genomic window:
- the recO gene encoding DNA repair protein RecO — protein sequence MQCKTRAIVLKTINYSETSIIVKMHTELFGLKSFLVRGVRKKHAKINPSILQPLSLLEVVFSNKENCQLHSPKEISSYYQFVSLPFNVFKSSQALFVNELVYRTVREEEPNPYFFNFLTQSIIALDKAKSNFQNIHIAFSIKLTRYLGFYPLGKYCPETPYFILKEGHFAKYKPDDELYLDQPMSQTFDFLLRIPIEESGSVSLSSDTRRKLLENIIAYFQLHLIGFGNIKSLDVLTQLFHS from the coding sequence ATGCAATGCAAAACCAGGGCTATCGTCCTTAAAACAATCAATTACTCCGAAACAAGCATTATTGTTAAAATGCATACCGAGCTTTTTGGGTTGAAATCGTTTTTGGTACGTGGCGTTAGAAAAAAACATGCAAAAATAAACCCCAGCATCTTACAGCCTCTTTCTTTGCTTGAGGTTGTTTTTTCTAATAAAGAAAATTGCCAGTTACACTCTCCCAAAGAAATATCATCATATTACCAGTTTGTTTCACTGCCTTTTAATGTGTTTAAAAGTTCTCAGGCATTGTTTGTAAACGAACTTGTTTACCGCACCGTAAGAGAAGAAGAACCTAATCCGTATTTTTTTAATTTCCTCACACAAAGTATTATTGCTTTAGACAAAGCTAAAAGTAACTTTCAGAATATTCATATTGCTTTTTCCATAAAACTGACAAGGTATCTTGGTTTTTATCCTTTGGGGAAGTATTGTCCTGAAACACCTTATTTTATTTTAAAAGAAGGCCATTTTGCAAAATACAAACCCGATGATGAATTGTATCTTGACCAGCCTATGTCTCAAACCTTTGATTTTTTGCTTCGGATACCCATAGAAGAATCCGGTTCGGTATCCCTGTCCTCAGACACAAGAAGGAAACTTCTTGAAAATATCATTGCTTATTTTCAGCTTCATTTGATAGGGTTTGGAAATATAAAATCTCTGGATGTGCTTACCCAGCTTTTTCATTCCTGA
- a CDS encoding aldehyde dehydrogenase family protein, translated as MDAYSLYLAGNFVETSGKIKIINPYTKACFAEACLASPGELEQAVQAAQNVEKVLAEMPSYKRYEILMQIAKLIKDDKDRLAFVLSTEACKPLKSSLTEVDRAVQTFIVAAEEAKRLPKEYISIDWTISGAGKEGMVKYFPIGLVAGIAPFNFPLNLAVHKIAPAIAVGCPIILKPSSLTPLSTLELAKIIDKTDLPKGALSILPMDRKTGNLLVTDERFKLLTFTGSPEVGWKMKSEAGKKKVVLELGGNAGVIITKSADVEKAVTKCVAGGFAYSGQVCIHTQRIFVHKNIFTDFTQKFVEKTKLLKQGPSEDPATDISALINEENAIRVESWVADALAGGAELLCGGKRKGAFFEPTVLTNTHNKMNVCCCEVFGPVVVIEPYDDFKKAVDEINNGRYGLQAGVFTDSITEMDYAFNNIEVGGLMINDVPTFRTDHMPYGGVKDSGLGREGVKYAIMDMMEPRLMVK; from the coding sequence ATGGATGCATATAGTTTATACCTTGCCGGAAATTTTGTTGAAACTTCCGGAAAAATTAAAATAATTAACCCATATACTAAAGCATGTTTTGCCGAAGCATGTCTTGCCTCTCCCGGTGAGCTTGAACAGGCAGTTCAGGCGGCGCAAAATGTTGAAAAGGTTTTGGCGGAAATGCCATCATACAAGCGATATGAAATTTTAATGCAAATTGCAAAGCTTATCAAGGATGATAAAGACAGGCTGGCTTTTGTGTTAAGTACTGAGGCGTGCAAACCTTTAAAGTCCTCTTTGACAGAAGTTGACAGAGCCGTGCAGACTTTCATTGTCGCTGCTGAAGAAGCCAAAAGGTTGCCAAAAGAATATATCAGCATTGACTGGACAATATCCGGAGCCGGAAAGGAAGGTATGGTTAAATACTTTCCCATAGGGCTGGTGGCTGGCATTGCACCATTTAATTTTCCACTGAACCTTGCCGTGCATAAAATAGCTCCCGCCATTGCGGTAGGATGCCCGATTATTCTCAAGCCTTCTTCCTTAACCCCTTTGTCAACGCTGGAATTGGCTAAAATCATTGATAAAACCGACTTGCCTAAAGGCGCGCTTTCTATTTTACCGATGGACAGGAAAACAGGGAATTTGCTGGTGACGGATGAACGATTTAAATTACTGACTTTTACAGGATCTCCCGAGGTGGGCTGGAAAATGAAAAGTGAGGCGGGTAAGAAAAAAGTTGTATTGGAATTGGGTGGCAATGCCGGCGTGATTATAACAAAATCAGCTGATGTTGAAAAAGCAGTTACTAAATGCGTGGCAGGTGGTTTTGCTTATTCCGGGCAGGTTTGCATCCATACACAGAGAATTTTTGTACATAAAAATATTTTTACTGATTTTACACAAAAATTTGTTGAAAAAACAAAACTACTCAAACAAGGCCCATCGGAAGACCCTGCTACAGATATTTCTGCACTGATAAATGAAGAAAATGCCATACGAGTGGAATCATGGGTCGCCGATGCATTAGCGGGAGGAGCTGAACTGTTGTGTGGTGGCAAACGTAAGGGCGCTTTTTTTGAACCCACTGTGCTGACTAACACTCATAATAAAATGAATGTCTGCTGTTGTGAGGTATTCGGTCCTGTGGTTGTGATTGAGCCGTATGACGATTTCAAAAAAGCTGTTGACGAAATTAACAACGGGCGTTATGGGCTTCAGGCAGGAGTGTTTACCGACAGCATTACTGAAATGGATTATGCATTTAATAATATTGAAGTCGGTGGGTTGATGATAAACGATGTGCCGACATTCAGAACCGACCACATGCCTTATGGCGGAGTAAAAGATTCCGGTTTAGGCAGGGAAGGCGTAAAATATGCCATTATGGATATGATGGAACCGCGCCTGATGGTGAAATAA
- the polA gene encoding DNA polymerase I — protein sequence MSSEKKLYLIDAMALMYQAFYAYKDRPLINSKGINTSAVYGFANILYKLLKEEKPTHIGVAFDTMAPTLRHEDFVEYKANRQEMPEDLSASIPYIYRLVEAFNIPTLFVEGYEADDVIGTLAKEAEKKDFKVFMVTPDKDFGQLVSENVLIYKPARFGDKPSIMGVKEVCEKFGIQKPEQLIDILGIWGDASDNIPGIPGIGEVGAKKLISEFGSLENILKNIDSISPEGMKQKVIAGQELAIQSKALATIILNVPIAFEEHKLILEHPHEQELKELLEELEMRTFAKRVFTDISLQKKETSELIKKQQPDLFGEISATTKQENISETSLNNIQNTPHEYILVDTKEKRETLIKILETANEFCFDTETTGLDPNSSELLGISFCMEPHKAYYVMLSKEYHETYEQVQEFKAIFENPNSLKIGQNIKFDMEMLKWYDIDVKGPMFDTMMAHYLIEPDLRHNMDYLAQSYLNYSPVPIEQLIGKKGKNQLSMALVPAEEIKEYASEDADITYQLKTVLEPELKKVGAEKLFKEIEIPLIPVLASMETEGVKLDKKALNDYSAELLVEIQLLEKEIFELAGVEFNIASPKQLGDVIYGHMKIIENPKKTATKQFSTAEDVLTKLVNKHPIIQKILDYRSLTKLKSTYVDALPELISPRTGRIHTSYNQAIAATGRLSSNNPNLQNIPVRTEKGREIRKAFVPRNEDYILVSADYSQIELRIIAAISDEHNMIEDFIQGHDIHAATASKVYNVALADVTKEQRRNAKMVNFGIIYGISAFGLSERLNIPRKEGAEIIEQYFKKYPAIKKYMEDTIASARKKGYVETISGRRRYLRDINSANAVVRGYAERNAINAPIQGSAADIIKIAMIKIFRDISANSFRSRMIMQVHDELVFDVYKPEKEAVLEIIKEQMKNAYELSVPLEIEMSSGMNWLEAH from the coding sequence ATGTCCTCAGAAAAAAAACTCTACCTTATAGATGCTATGGCGCTGATGTACCAGGCATTTTATGCTTACAAAGACCGTCCACTCATCAACTCAAAAGGAATAAATACCTCCGCGGTTTACGGTTTTGCTAACATACTGTATAAACTTTTAAAAGAAGAAAAACCAACACATATAGGAGTAGCTTTTGATACCATGGCGCCGACTCTGCGACATGAAGATTTTGTTGAATACAAAGCCAACCGCCAGGAAATGCCCGAAGACCTTTCGGCTTCTATTCCCTATATTTACCGGCTGGTGGAAGCATTTAACATTCCAACACTTTTTGTGGAAGGTTACGAGGCAGATGATGTGATCGGCACCCTTGCCAAAGAAGCCGAGAAAAAAGATTTTAAAGTTTTTATGGTAACACCTGATAAAGATTTCGGGCAATTAGTAAGCGAAAATGTATTGATATACAAACCGGCTCGCTTTGGCGATAAGCCCTCGATCATGGGCGTAAAAGAGGTTTGTGAAAAATTCGGAATTCAGAAACCGGAGCAGTTGATAGATATTCTGGGCATTTGGGGCGATGCATCCGATAATATTCCGGGCATACCGGGCATTGGAGAAGTGGGGGCAAAAAAACTCATCAGCGAATTTGGCTCATTGGAAAATATTTTGAAAAACATAGATTCCATAAGTCCTGAAGGAATGAAACAAAAAGTGATAGCCGGGCAGGAACTAGCTATTCAATCAAAAGCACTTGCCACCATCATTCTTAATGTTCCTATTGCTTTTGAAGAACACAAACTTATCCTCGAACATCCGCACGAACAAGAACTAAAAGAACTGCTTGAGGAATTAGAAATGCGAACTTTTGCAAAACGTGTTTTCACTGATATTTCTTTACAAAAAAAGGAAACATCGGAATTGATTAAAAAACAACAACCGGATTTGTTTGGCGAAATATCAGCAACAACAAAACAGGAAAATATTTCAGAAACTTCTTTAAATAATATCCAGAACACTCCGCACGAATATATTCTTGTGGATACAAAAGAAAAAAGAGAAACCCTGATAAAGATACTGGAAACTGCAAATGAGTTTTGTTTTGACACAGAAACCACAGGCCTTGACCCAAATTCTTCTGAATTGCTGGGAATATCGTTTTGCATGGAGCCACACAAGGCATATTATGTAATGCTTTCAAAAGAGTATCATGAAACATACGAGCAGGTTCAGGAATTCAAGGCCATATTTGAGAATCCCAATTCGCTGAAAATAGGTCAAAACATCAAATTCGACATGGAAATGTTAAAGTGGTATGACATTGATGTGAAAGGCCCGATGTTCGACACCATGATGGCGCATTACCTGATAGAACCTGATCTGAGGCACAATATGGATTATCTGGCCCAGTCGTATTTGAATTACTCTCCTGTCCCTATCGAGCAATTGATTGGAAAGAAAGGCAAAAACCAGCTTTCGATGGCGCTGGTGCCCGCTGAAGAGATAAAAGAATATGCCTCTGAAGATGCGGATATTACTTATCAGTTGAAAACTGTTTTGGAACCGGAGCTCAAAAAAGTTGGCGCTGAAAAATTATTTAAAGAAATTGAAATACCCCTGATTCCTGTGCTGGCATCTATGGAAACCGAAGGTGTGAAGCTTGATAAAAAAGCGCTGAACGATTATTCCGCTGAACTACTTGTTGAAATTCAATTGTTAGAAAAAGAAATATTTGAACTTGCAGGAGTGGAATTTAATATTGCTTCGCCCAAACAGTTAGGTGATGTGATATACGGACACATGAAAATCATCGAGAACCCAAAAAAAACCGCTACCAAACAGTTTTCAACCGCAGAAGATGTTTTGACAAAACTCGTAAACAAACATCCAATTATTCAGAAAATTCTGGATTACCGTTCACTTACTAAACTCAAATCTACTTACGTGGATGCTTTACCCGAACTCATCAGCCCCCGCACCGGCAGAATTCACACCTCTTACAATCAGGCCATTGCAGCAACAGGACGTTTAAGTTCAAACAATCCTAATCTCCAGAATATTCCAGTCAGGACAGAAAAAGGACGCGAAATCCGTAAAGCATTTGTTCCCCGCAATGAAGATTATATTTTGGTTTCAGCCGACTATTCTCAGATAGAACTGAGAATCATCGCTGCAATCAGCGATGAACACAATATGATAGAGGATTTTATACAGGGCCATGACATTCATGCCGCAACGGCATCAAAGGTTTACAATGTCGCTTTAGCCGATGTTACCAAAGAGCAGCGCCGCAATGCCAAAATGGTGAATTTCGGCATCATTTACGGCATTTCAGCTTTTGGACTGTCGGAACGGCTTAATATCCCGCGTAAAGAAGGGGCAGAAATCATTGAGCAATATTTTAAAAAATATCCTGCTATAAAAAAGTACATGGAAGATACCATAGCATCAGCCAGAAAGAAAGGATATGTAGAAACAATTTCAGGGCGCAGACGTTATCTGCGGGATATCAATTCTGCCAACGCGGTGGTAAGAGGTTATGCCGAACGAAATGCGATAAATGCTCCCATTCAGGGTTCTGCGGCGGATATCATCAAAATTGCCATGATAAAAATTTTCAGAGATATTTCCGCAAATTCATTTCGCAGCCGCATGATTATGCAGGTTCACGATGAATTGGTGTTTGATGTTTACAAGCCCGAAAAGGAAGCTGTTTTGGAAATTATAAAAGAACAGATGAAAAACGCTTATGAATTGAGTGTTCCTCTTGAAATTGAAATGAGTTCAGGAATGAACTGGCTGGAAGCACATTAA
- a CDS encoding sigma-70 family RNA polymerase sigma factor, whose product MNPKEEKFRKLVEEQQQRIWNICRHYARSEEDIKDLQQEVMINVWRSLDSFRGDAAISTWVYRIAVNTSLTYIMKENRRSEFNLSLDKNNFRQLMDEDVKEEKIEKELRIESLHNVINQLNVIDKLLITLSIEKISTREMADIIGITEPNVRTKLHRIREELKVMMKGEDYEK is encoded by the coding sequence ATGAACCCGAAAGAGGAAAAATTCAGGAAACTTGTGGAAGAACAGCAGCAGCGCATCTGGAATATATGCAGGCACTATGCCCGTTCGGAGGAAGATATCAAGGATTTACAGCAGGAGGTAATGATAAATGTCTGGCGAAGTCTGGATAGTTTCCGCGGCGATGCAGCCATCAGTACATGGGTTTACCGTATTGCAGTCAACACTTCCCTCACTTACATTATGAAAGAGAATCGCCGTTCGGAATTTAACCTGTCACTGGATAAAAACAATTTCAGGCAATTGATGGATGAAGACGTCAAAGAAGAAAAAATTGAGAAAGAGCTAAGGATTGAGTCGTTACACAATGTGATAAACCAGCTGAATGTGATTGACAAACTTTTAATAACACTATCCATTGAAAAAATATCAACGCGTGAGATGGCTGACATTATAGGAATTACGGAGCCAAATGTACGAACCAAACTACACCGTATCCGCGAAGAATTAAAAGTTATGATGAAAGGAGAAGATTATGAAAAATAA